One Deltaproteobacteria bacterium genomic window, CCGACGGCACGCTCGGGAGCTGCACGGCCGCCATGCGCGAGCCCTTCGCCGACCGCCCGGGCGAGCGCGGGATGGCGACGCTCGCCGAGGAGGAGCTCTTCGCGCGCATGCGCGCCGCCCACGAGGCGGGGCTCCAGATCTGCGTCCACGCGATCGGCGACGCCGCCGTCGAGCGCTGCGTCGGGGCCTACGAGCGGCTCCTCGCCGAGCGGCCGCGGCCCGACCATCGCCATCGCATCGAGCACGCCTCGCTGGTGCCGCCCGAGCTGATCCCGCGCCTCGTGCGGCTCGGCCTGTGCATCTCGACCCAGCCCCTCTTCGTGCACTCCGAGAAGACCTGGCTCCACCGCCGGCTCGGGCCCGCGCGCGCGCGCCAGGTCTACCCGCTGCGGGCGCTGGTCGAGGCCGGCGTCCCGGTGGCCGGCGCCTCGGACGCGCCGGTCGAGTCGCCCGAGGTGCTGCACGCGATCCAGTGCTGCGTCACCCGCGAGGGCTTCGAGACGCAGCAGGCGCTCACCCCCGCCCAGGCGCTCGACCTCTTCACGCGCCAGGCCGCGCGCCTCCAGTTCGAGGAGCACGAGAAGGGCACGCTCGCGCCCGGCAAGCGCGCCGACCTGGTGGTGCTGTCCGGGAGCCCCCTCGCGGTGGCGCCCGAGCGGATCGCCGGGCTGCGCGTCCTGCGCACGGTGTGCGCCGGACGGATCACCCACGACGCAGGAGAGCTCGCATGAACGAGGCCGACAGCGGAACGGCGCGGGTGCGGGAGGCGGCCGCCGGCGACCTCGAGGTCCTGGTGGGCTTCGCCGCGGCCATGGCGCGCGAGACCGAGGGCCGGGAGCTCGACGGCCCGACCCTGCGCGCGGGCGTCGCGGCGCTGCTCGCGGACCCGGCGCGCGGCCGCACCTTCGTGGTCGAGCGCGCGGGCGCCGTGGTGGCCTCGCTGATGCTCACCCTCGAGTGGAGCGACTGGCGCAACGGCTTCTGGTGGTGGATCCAGAGCGTGTACGTGACGCCCGCCGAGCGCGGCTGTGGCCACTATCGCCGGCTCCACGAGCACGTCCGCGCGCAGGCCGCCCGCCAGCCCGACGTGTGCGGCCTGCGCCTCTACGTCGAGACCGAGAACCGGGGCGCGCAGGCCACCTACCGCGCGCTCGGCATGCACGAGGCGCCCTACCGCATCTACGAGCAGTCGACCCGCGAAGGCTGAGGGCGGCGCAGGCGCCGGCGGCCGAGCATGACGAGGGCCAGGAGCGCGGCTCCGTGGCGCAGGGCGCTCGCGGGCTCGGGCACCAGCGTCACGCCGTACGTCCTCGACGGTTGATCGACGGCGCCCGCGAGCCCGAAGACATCCCCCTCGCCGAGGACCAGCACGACCTCGATGCCTTCCTCGGGCAGCGTCCCGACCTCGAAGGAGAGGCGGTCGAGCACGTACACGCCGCCCGCGAGGCCCGGGCCGGGCGTGAGGCTGGCGGCGTTGACGTTGCGCAGCTCGGTGCCGCCCAGGTGACCTCCCATCGCGCCCTTCCCCGCCACCGTGTACGGGCCGAAGAGATCCGGCACGAGCGGCGGCGTCGCGCTCTCGACGCGAACGAGCGTGAGCTCGGTGATCTCGCCGCCCGTCCAGTCGACCCCGTACACGTAGCCCTCGAGGCTGGCGCCCAAGGTGTCGAGCACGACCTCCAGCTCGACGACCCCCTGCGGCGCCGTCGCGAGCACGCTCGGCGCGCCGACCACGAAGGAGCCGGCGGGACGCAGCGTGAGCGAGGGCCCGACAAACGGGAGCCCGATGATCACGATCCCCGCCTGCGCCGGCGTCGCGAACGACGCCAGGCATGCGACGGCCACCGCCCCGAGAAGGCGTCGCGCTCGCGCCCGGACGCTCACGGCGCCGCTCCCGGGCCGGGCGCCTGGCCGAGGCGCGGCCGGAAGCCCAGGAAGAAGTCGACGGCGTCGACCACGCCATCCTCGTTCGCGTCCGCGAGCGAGCACCCGTCGGCCGCCGGTCCGGCCGTCATGCACGGCCGGAACCAGCCGTGAAAGTCGGATGTGCCCACCACCCCGTCGTTGTCGAAGTCCGCATCGCAGACGTCGCCGTACTGCTGCGTCCCTTCGAGTGAGCCGTCGTCGTCGGCTCCAGCGTCGCGATCCGCCTGGTCGGGATTCGCGACCTCGCGGCAGTTGTCGCAGGCGTCGCCGACCCCGTCGCCGTCGGTGTCGGCCGGGTCGGGATCGGCGGCGGCGGGGCAGCCATCACACGCGTCCCCGCGCCCGTCGCCGTCCCCGTCCTCCTGGAACGGGTTGGCGCGAAGCGGGCAGTTGTCCTCCTCCCCCGGCCAGCCATCGTGATCGGGGTCCGCCGGCTGGCAGGCGTCGCCCACGCCATCCCCGTTCAGGTCGGACTGGTCGCGATTCGGGCTGAAGGAGCAGTTGTCGAGATCGTCGATCACGCCATCGCCGTCCCAGTCGTGCTCGCAGGCGTCGCCGGTGCCATCGCCGTCGGCGTCGGCCTGACTCGGGTTGAAGCGCAGCGGGCAGTTGTCGTCCTGGTCGACGACGCCGTCGCGATCGGTGTCGGGCGGCTCGCAGGCGTCGCCGATGCCGTCATCGTCCAGATCCATCTGGTCCGGGTTCCATTGCGAGGGACAGTTGTCGAGGTCGTCGATCACCCAGTCCCCGTCCGTGTCGCCCTCGCACTCGTCGCCGGTGCCGTCGGCGTTCGAGTCGACCTGGCTCGGGTTGTAGGCGAACGGGCAGTTGTCCTCGCCGTTCGGGACGCCGTCGAGGTCGCGATCCGGCGGTGTGCAGGCATCGCCGAGCCCGTCGCCGTCCTCGTCGGCCTGGTCGGCGTTGGAAACCAGCAGGCAGTTGTCGTGGTCGTTGGGCACCCCGTCGCCGTCCCAGTCCGGCTCGCAGGCGTCCCCCACGCCGTCGCGGTCGGTGTCCGCCTGGTCCGGATTCGGAACCTCGACGCAGTTGTCGTCGGCATCCCCCACGCCGTCGCCATCCGCGTCCGGCGGCTCACAGGCATCGCCGGTGCCGTCGCCGTCCGTGTCTGCCTGGTCCGGATTCGGATCGGTCGGGCAGTTGTCCAGAAGGTTCGGCCAGCCATCGCGGTCGGCATCCGAGGGCTGGCACGCGTCGCCGATCCCGTCCCCGCTCACGTCGGCCTGGTCGGGGTTGGCGGCGCTCGGGCAGTTGTCGTCGTCGTCGGGGACCCCGTCCTCGTCGAGGTCGTCGTCGCCCGGGCCCTTGACCCAGAAGCGCGGCGCCCCGTCCAGCATCGTGACGATCAGCAGCTCGTCATCGAGGGCGAACACCCGCAGCGGTGCACCCAGCGCGAGGACGTCTCCCGCGAGGTTGTAGCTCGCGTCCCAGCCCTGGACGCGCGTCAGCTCCTCGAACGCGTGCAGGGTGAAGAGCTGGCCGTTCAACCAGGCGGCGTCCAGCAGATCGCTCGAGAGCGTGTCCTCCTGGGCGAGGTCGATGGGATCCATCACCCAGCCCGTACCGAGCACGACGGCGGATCCATCCGGCGCGACACGGATCGGGGCGCGCGGAGCCTGGGAGGAGAAGTACACTTCCTTCCGATCGCCAAAGGCGCCGGTGGACTCGATCTGCTGCCAAGCGAAGTCGCCGTACACGTCCAGGAAGTACACGCGCTGGTTCACGGCGTTCCAGACGAGCTCGCCGGCGGCGAGGTCCCAGACGTCCTTCTGGGCGATCCGCTGGCCGTCGGGTCCATAGCTGTAGAGCGAGCCCGGGAACCCGCCGGGATCGCACACGACGAGGAACGCGCCCGCCGCCACGAGGCCGCACGGTTGCCGCGAGACCGTCACGAACGATCGCTCGGGGCCGAGCGGAGCGAGCCCGATCCTCGTGATCCGCCCCGTCGCTTGGGCGAGATAGAGGGCGTCGTTCTCGCCCGAGTAGGCCATCGATCGCGGCGCCTCGACGAGCGGGATGCTCTCGAGGTAGCGCTGCTCCGCCAGCGACCAGCGAAAGATGCTCAGGTGCTGGCGACTCAGCAGGTAGACGATCCCGTCGTCGCCGAGCAGCAGCTGGTCGGGCACGTAGGGAAGCCCCGTCGGGTCGACCGGCTCGCCCGGCTCGAGCGGTGCGATCTCCGCCACGGACACGACCTCGACGCCGATCCCGGCCGCCTCGGGCGTGAAGGCGAACACCGAGTCCCCGTACACCGCGATGCTCCGCGGCACCGTGTCCAGGGCGAGCCGGCCTGCCTCGAGCAGGGCATTCGAATAGCCGTAGAGCGTGCCGCCACGGAGCACGATCGGGAGATCGACCAGGAAGTCGACGTCGTCGAAAGCCCCACCGAGGCTCGCCGCGTAGGCGAGGTCGCTCGCGTGGTAGACGATGCCGGAATCGTCCAAGACGCGCCCGCCGCCTGCCAGCACCCAAACGTCGCTCGCGTGCGGGTAGTCGCCGTGGTACGGGCTGTCGTGCTGCTCTCCGAGCGAACCGTCGTCCCCGTATGCGAACGAGAGGATGTCGGAGGGGCTCGTACCCTGGCTGCGCGCAAAGATCCGATTGGCTTCTCGACTCACCGCGAGGCGGCCCACGCCATACCACGAATCCCTGCTGTCGAGCCGGTTGCCGCTCGACTTGTCGACGCTGATCAGCGCCTCCCCGACGGCGAGGAAGAGCAGGTTTCCGTCGGTCGCAAGGTCGTGGATCGTCTGGGTCGTGTTCTCGAGCGGGAGCTCGGTCGTGGCCTCGAAGTCGAGGCGTGAGACGCGCCGGTCGAAGGCGACGAAGAGGCCGTCGTCGTCGACGGTGAAGGCCGTGGGGACGTCGGAGAGCTGCAAGGGCGGAAGCCAGCCCCGCGCGTCCAGGTCGTAGCGCCGGATCGTGCCGTCGCCGTAGGCGAAATAGACGATGCCGCCATGCTCGCGTTTCACGAGCCACGCCGGGCCTTCGACGCAGCTCGGGCCGACACACAGAAGAATGAGCATGCACAGGAGGACGATGCGACGCATGACGGTTCCGCTGCCATTCTCGATGGAACACCGCGAAAGTCAACGAGAAAATCCGCGTCCGTTCCGCAATTCCTGGCCGAAGGAAGACACCGCCGAGAATTGGCTACTCGAGCGCAGCGGTGATGCGGGCGGCCAGGTCGGTGAGGGGTGCGAGCTCCGCCTTGGCGCGGCCGTGGATGCGCAGCTCGCTACCGGCGCGGCGCGGCAGGAGATGCGCGTGGTAGTGGAAGACGGTCTGGCCGGCGGCGGCGCCGTTGAGCTGGAACATCATCATGCCCTCGGGCGCGAGGGCGCGGCGCATCGCGAGCGCCACGCGGCGGGCCAGGAGGTGCACGTCGGCGAGCGTCTCCTCGTCGGAGTCGAAGACGTTCTCGTAGTGGGTCTTCGGGATCACCAGGACGTGGCCCTCCGCGGCGGGGAAGAGGTCCATGAAGGCCAGCGCGTGCGCGCTCTCGGTGATCCGCGCGGCCGGCGCCCGGCCGGCGGCGATCTGGCAGAAGATGCAGTCGGGCTTCTCGATCACGGGCTCTCCTCCACGAGCAGGCGCGCCGCCGCGGCGGCGCCCGAAGCGAGCGCGTCCCCGAAGGCGACGCCGTCGAAGCAGGCGCCGGCCAGGGCCAGGCGCGGGAAGCGGGCCAGGCGCGCGCGCACCGCCGCGACCGTGCGCGGGTGCTCGCGGCCGGGCTGGGGCACCGCGCGCGGCCAGCGCGCGACGCCGAGCGGCGTCGGCTCGCCGAGCAGGCCGAGGGCGCGGTCGAGGTCGCGGAGGAGTGCGGCGGCGAGCCGGTCGTCGGGGAGATCGAGGAGCTCGGGGCGGCGCGTGCCGCCCGCGAGGAGCGTGAGGAGCGCGCGGCCCGCGGGCGCGCGGCCCGGGAAGAGCTCGCTCATGAACAGGCAGCCGAGCAGCGCGTCGGCCTCGCCGCGCGGCACGAGGAAGCCGAAGCCGCGCGGCCGCTCGCGCAGCGCGCCGGGGGCGATCCCGAAGGAGACGCTCGCGACCGGGGCGTAGGCGATGGCCGCCACCGCCTTCGCGGCCTCCGGATCGAGCGCCTCGAGGAGCGCCGCGCAGGCCGCCCCGGGCAGGGCCAGGAGGAGGCTCCGCGAAGTCACGGCAGCAGGACCCGATTCCGCTTCGATCTCGATGCGATAGCGCCCCGCCTCGAAGCCGATGCGCGAAGCCCGGGCACGGCGCCGGAGCGCGCTCCCGAGGGACCCCGCGAGCGCCTCCGCGAGGCCGCCGAGCCCCCCGGCCGCCGACCACGAGCCGGCCCGCCCGCGCGGGCGCCCGCGCGCGAGCGCTCCGGCCAGGAGCCCGCGCGCGATCGAGCCGTGGCTCCGCTCCGCCTCGACGAGGCTCGGGAAGACGGCCGCGGCGCCGAGCGCGTGCTCGTCGCCCGCGTACACACCGGTGAGGAAGGGCCCGACGAGGGCCTCGACGGCCTCGCGCCCGAGCCGGCGCGCGCAGAACCCGGCCACCGACTCGCCCTGCCCGTCGCCGCGGCGCACGAAGGGCTCGGCCAGCAGGCGCGCCTTGGCGCGCGCCGAGAGGAGCGGCGAGCGCGCGAGCGCGAGCGGGCCCATCGGCACCGGCACGAGGCGCCCCGCGCGCAGGAGGAAGCGCTCGCGGCCCGCGGGCGACGCCGCGACGAGCTGCGCCTCGAGGCCCGCCGCGCGCACGAAGGCGAGCGCGCCCGGCCCGAGCCGCAGGGCGTTCGGGCCGCGCTCGACGAGGTAGCCCTCGCGCGCCTCGGTCCAGGCGGCGCCGCCCGCGCGCGCCGCCGCCTCGAGCACCAGGACCTCGCGCCCGGCCGCGCGCAGCGCGGTCGCCGCGGCGAGGCCCGCCGCGCCGGCGCCGATCACGGCGACGTCGGCGTCGGCCGCCATCAGCCGCCCGCCGGCGCGAGCGCGCGCGCGGCGCCGGTGAAGGCGCGCACGCCCGCGACGGGCGTCTCGGGCAGGCAGCCGTGGCCGAGGTTCAGCACGTGCCCGCGCGCCGGCGCCGCCGCCCGCGCGAGCCCGCGCACCATCTCGGCGATCGCCTCGGGCGGCGCCGCGAGCGCGCAGGGGTCGAGGTTGCCCTGGAGGCTCGCGCGCCGGCCGGCGCGGCGGGCCGCCTCGGCGAGCTCCACGCGCCAGTCGAGCGAGAGCACGTCGGCGCCCGATTCCACCATCTCGTCGAGGACGTGCGCGCCGTCGTTCACGTAGAGGATGAGCGGCGCGCGGGTGCGCTCCACGCGCTCGGCGATGGCCTGGTGCGTGGGGAGCACCCAGGCCCGGTACTCGGTGCGGGGCAGGATCCCGGCCCAGGTGTCGAAGAGCTGGACCACCTGGGCGCCGGCCGCGATCTGCGCGTTCAGGTAGGCGACGGTCAGGTCCGTGAGCCGCTCGAGGAGCGCGCGCAGCACGGCGGGCTCGGCGTAGAGCAGGCGCTTGAGCCCGGCGAAGTGGCGCGAGCCCTGCCCCTCCACGAGGTAGGCCGCCAGCGTGAACGGCGCCCCCGCGAAGCCGAGCAGCGGCACCTGCTCGGGCTCGAGCGCCGCGCGCAGCCGGCGCAGGATCTCGAAGACGTAGGGGATCGAGCCCGCGAGGTCGGGGGCGGCGAGGCGCGCGACGTCGTCGCGGGTGCGGATCGGCCGCTCGACGACCGGCCCGGGGCGGAAGTCCACCCCGACGCCGAGCGCCAGGATCGGCACGAAGATGTCGCTGAAGAGGATCACGGCCTCGCTGCCGACGAGGCGCAGGGGCTGGAGCGAGAGCTCGACGGCGAGCTCCACGTCGCGGCAGGCGTCGAGGAAGCTGCCCGCGCCGCGCGCGGCTCGGTACTCGGGCAGGTAGCGCCCGGCCTGGCGCATGAGCCAGACCGGCGGCCGGTCGACCGGCTCGCCGCGGCAGGCGCGCAGCATCCGCTCGGTGCGCGTGAGGCTCAATAGCCGCCCAGGCGCGCCCAGCGCTCGCGGTGCCAGGCGGCGTCGCCGAAGGTCATCTCCGCGACCCGCGCGCGCTTCAGGTAGAAGCCGAGGTCGTACTCGTCGGTCATGCCGACGCCGCCGAAGAGCTGGACCGCCTCGTTGGCGGCGAGCAGGAAGGCGTCCGAGCAGCGCGCCTTCGCGAGCGAGACGAGCCGCGGGAGCTCGGCGTCGCCCGCGTCGGCGGCGCGCACCGCCGCGAGCGTGGCCGAGCGGGCCAGCTCGATCTCCATGAAGACGCGCGCCGCGCGGTGCTTGAGCGCCTGGAACGAGCCGATCGGCACCCCGAACTGCACGCGCGTCTTCAGGTACTGGACCGTGTCCGCGAAGACCTGGCTCATGGCGCCGAGCATCTCGGCGCACAGGCCGGCGGTGGCGCGGTCGAGCACACGGGCCAGGAGCGCCCCGCCGCCGTCCACCGCGCCCACGACCGCCTCGCGCCCGAGCCGGACGCCGTCGAGCCCGAGGAGCGCCGCGCTCCGGTGGTCGATGCGGGTCTGGGGCGTGAGCGACAGGCCGGCGCTCGCGCGCGGCACGAGGAAGAGCGTGATCCCGGCCTCGTCGCCGGAGGCGCCGCTCGTGCGCGCCGCCACCACGATCGCGTCCGCCACCGCCGCGTCGGGCACGGCGATCTTCGCGCCCGAGAGCACGAAGCCCGCGCCCGCAGCCTGCGCGCTCGTCTCGATCCGGAAGGGGTCGAAGCGGCTGCGCGCCTCCTGCCAGGCGAGGGTCAGGAGCTTCGTGCCGGCCGTGACCCCCGGCAGCCACGCCTGCTGCTGCGCCTCGGAGCCGCCGAGGAGCAGCGCCTGGCCTCCGAGCAGGACGGTCGCGAGGAAGGGCTCGGGCGCGAGGCGCCGGCCGAGCTCCTCGAGCACGACGGCGAGATCCGCAAGGCCGAGCCCCGCGCCGCCGAGCGCCTCCGGGAAGGGGATCCCGACCCAGCCGAGCTCCGCCATCTGCTTCCAGAGCGGCCGCGAGAAGCCGGTGGCGTCGCGCGCGTCGCGCAGCGCGCGCACGCGCGCGACCGGCGAGTGCTCGCGCACGAAGTCGGCGGCGGTCTTCGCGAGGAGCTCCTGGTCCTCCGTCGGCACGAGCGACATCGCGGTCTCCTGGTCCGGCCCGGGCCGGCTAGTCCGGCAGGCCCAGCACGCGCTTGGCGATGATGTTGAGCTGGATCTCGCTGGTGCCGCCCTCGATCGTATTGCCGCGCGAGCGCAGCCACTGGCGGGTCAGGTCGAGCTCGGCCTCGTCGAAGCCCGGGCCCTCCCAGCCGAGCGCCTGCGGCCCCGCGATCGAGACCTGGAGCTCCATGCGGCGCTGGTTCAGCTCGGTGCCGTAGATCTTGAACATCGAGCTCTCGGGGCCGGGCGCGTGGCCTGCCCGCGCGGCGTCGCGCGCGCGCTGGGTGGTGAGCACGAAGGCGCGCGTGTCCATCTCGGCCTGGGCGATGCGATGGCGCAGCGAAGCGTCGGCGAGCGCGCCGTCGGCCGCGACGCCAACGGCCTCGCGCGCGCGCGCCGCGAGTCCGCGCGTGCGGCCGCCGCCCGAGGCGCCGCCGAAGGCGTCGGCGATCATCGTGCGCTCGTGGGCGAGCAGCGCCTTCGCCACCGTCCAGCCGCCGTTCACCTTGCCGACCACGTTCGCGACCGGCACGCGCACGTCGCTCAGGAAGGTCTCGCAGAAGGGCGAGGAGCCCGAGATGAGCGCGATCGGCTTCACGCTGACGCCGGGGCTCTCCATGTCGAAGAGGAGGAAGGTGATGCCCTCCTGCTTGCGGGCCTCGGGGTCGGTGCGCACGAGGCAGAACATCCAGTCGGCCTGGTCCGCGTAGGAGGTCCAGACCTTCTGGCCGTTCACGAGGTAGTGGTCGCCCTCCGGCCCCCCCGTCACGAGCACCGCGCGGGTCTGGAGGCCCGCGAGGTCGCTGCCCGCGCCCGGCTCCGAGTAGCCCTGGCACCAGCGGATCTCGCCGCGACAGATCTTCGGCAGGTGCTCGCGCTTCTGGGCCTCGGTCCCGAACTGGAGCAGCACGGGCCCGATCATCGTGAGGCCGAAGCCGATCAGGGGCGGGGGCATGCGCCGCTGCGCGAGCTCCTGGCGCAGCACCTTCGCCTCCTCGCGCGAGAGCCCGCCCCCGCCGTACGGGCGCGGCCACTCGGGCGCGGTGAAGCCGCGCTCGGCGCAGGCGTCGAGCCAGCGCTTCGCGTCGGGGTTCGACCAGACGGCCTTGCGCCCGCCCCAGATCCCCTCGAGCTCGCCACCGCCGCTTCCCGCCAGCGACGCCGGCGCGTGCTGCTCGAGCCACGCACGGAGCTCGGTGCGGAAGGTCTCGGGATCGGCCATGGCACCTCCGGGACGGAGCGCGCGAGTCTAACCGAGTCGGGGTCGCGCCGTGCCCGAGCCGCGCCGTCGTCGCGCCGACGGGACCTCTCCGCCCCATGGGGATCACGCGAGCCCCGCGCGCGAGCGCGCGGCGGCGGGCGGGCGCGGATCCCCGCGCCTCCGCTAGCTTGCCCGCACCGTGAAAGTCCTGCTCGCCAGTCCGCGCGGCTTCTGCGCCGGGGTCGACCGCGCCATCGAGATCGTCGAGCAGTGTCTCGAGCGCTTCGGGCCGCCCGTCTACGTGCGCCACGAGATCGTCCACAACCGCCACGTGGTCGAGACGCTGCGCGCCAAGGGCGCCGTCTTCGTCGAGGACCCGGCCGAGGCGCCGGCCGGGGCGCTGCTGGTCTTCAGCGCGCACGGGGTCTCGCCGGCGGTGCGCGCGGCGGCCGCGGCGCGCGGGCTGCGCGTGATCGACGCCACCTGCCCCCTCGTCACCAAGGTCCACGTCGAGGCGCAGCGCTTCGCGCGCGAGGGCTTCGAGATCGTGCTCGTGGGACACGCCGGGCACGTCGAGGTCGAGGGCACGATGGGGCAGGCGCCCGAGCGCATGCACCTCGTCGAGAGCGTGGACGACGTGGCGCGGCTCCAGGTCGGCGACCCGACGCGCCTCGCCTGCCTCACCCAGACCACGCTCTCGGTCGACGACACGCGCGAGATCCTGGCGGCGCTCGCGGCGCGCTTCCCGGCGATCCGCCTGCCGCGCAAGGACGACATCTGCTACGCGACCCAGAACCGCCAGAACGCGGTGAAGCAGCTGACCGGCGAGGCGGAGCTCGTGCTGGTGGTGGGGGCGCCCGAGTCCTCGAACAGCAACCGGCTGGTCGAGATCGCGAACCGCTCGGGAGCGCGCGGCTACCTCGTGCAGTCGGCGCGCGACATCGACCCGGCCTGGCTCGCCGGCGTGCGCTGCGTGGCGGTGACGGCGGGCGCCTCGGCGCCCGAGGTGCTCGTGCAGGAGGTGGTGGCGCGGCTGCGCGCGCTCGCCGGGCCCGACACCGAGATCGCGTCGCTGCCGCAGGTGGACGAGGGCGTCGTGTTCCAGCTTCCCGCGGAGCTGCGCGCTGGCGGAGCCTGACCCGAGGCCCGGCCGCGCGCGGGCGCGCGAGGAGGCGGAGGTCTCCGGGCCCGAGGATCCCGAGGCGGCGCCCGCCCTGCCCTCGGCCGCGGTCGCGGCGCACGCCGTGGCGCTGCGCCTGTCCGACACGCGCGGGACCGACCGCGAGATCTGGACCCTCGCCTGGCCCGTGATCGTGTCGCAGGTGCTGGCCAGCGCCGTCAGCCTGATCGACATCGCGATGCTCGGCCGGCTCGGGCCGAACGCGCTCGCCGCCGTCGGCTACGTGACCCAGTTCTTCTGGCTCTCGCACGCGGTGCTGATGGCGGTGGGGGTGGCGGGGGTCGCGCTGATCGCGCGCGCGCTCGGCGCGGGCGACCCGGCGCGCGCGCGCGCCGCCCTCGTCGGCTGCCTCGCGGTGGCGCTCGGCGTCTCGGCGACGATCGCGGGGATCGTGCTCGCGGTGCCGCGCGCG contains:
- a CDS encoding thrombospondin type 3 repeat-containing protein, with amino-acid sequence MRRIVLLCMLILLCVGPSCVEGPAWLVKREHGGIVYFAYGDGTIRRYDLDARGWLPPLQLSDVPTAFTVDDDGLFVAFDRRVSRLDFEATTELPLENTTQTIHDLATDGNLLFLAVGEALISVDKSSGNRLDSRDSWYGVGRLAVSREANRIFARSQGTSPSDILSFAYGDDGSLGEQHDSPYHGDYPHASDVWVLAGGGRVLDDSGIVYHASDLAYAASLGGAFDDVDFLVDLPIVLRGGTLYGYSNALLEAGRLALDTVPRSIAVYGDSVFAFTPEAAGIGVEVVSVAEIAPLEPGEPVDPTGLPYVPDQLLLGDDGIVYLLSRQHLSIFRWSLAEQRYLESIPLVEAPRSMAYSGENDALYLAQATGRITRIGLAPLGPERSFVTVSRQPCGLVAAGAFLVVCDPGGFPGSLYSYGPDGQRIAQKDVWDLAAGELVWNAVNQRVYFLDVYGDFAWQQIESTGAFGDRKEVYFSSQAPRAPIRVAPDGSAVVLGTGWVMDPIDLAQEDTLSSDLLDAAWLNGQLFTLHAFEELTRVQGWDASYNLAGDVLALGAPLRVFALDDELLIVTMLDGAPRFWVKGPGDDDLDEDGVPDDDDNCPSAANPDQADVSGDGIGDACQPSDADRDGWPNLLDNCPTDPNPDQADTDGDGTGDACEPPDADGDGVGDADDNCVEVPNPDQADTDRDGVGDACEPDWDGDGVPNDHDNCLLVSNADQADEDGDGLGDACTPPDRDLDGVPNGEDNCPFAYNPSQVDSNADGTGDECEGDTDGDWVIDDLDNCPSQWNPDQMDLDDDGIGDACEPPDTDRDGVVDQDDNCPLRFNPSQADADGDGTGDACEHDWDGDGVIDDLDNCSFSPNRDQSDLNGDGVGDACQPADPDHDGWPGEEDNCPLRANPFQEDGDGDGRGDACDGCPAAADPDPADTDGDGVGDACDNCREVANPDQADRDAGADDDGSLEGTQQYGDVCDADFDNDGVVGTSDFHGWFRPCMTAGPAADGCSLADANEDGVVDAVDFFLGFRPRLGQAPGPGAAP
- a CDS encoding HIT family protein, with protein sequence MIEKPDCIFCQIAAGRAPAARITESAHALAFMDLFPAAEGHVLVIPKTHYENVFDSDEETLADVHLLARRVALAMRRALAPEGMMMFQLNGAAAGQTVFHYHAHLLPRRAGSELRIHGRAKAELAPLTDLAARITAALE
- a CDS encoding acyl-CoA dehydrogenase family protein — its product is MADPETFRTELRAWLEQHAPASLAGSGGGELEGIWGGRKAVWSNPDAKRWLDACAERGFTAPEWPRPYGGGGLSREEAKVLRQELAQRRMPPPLIGFGLTMIGPVLLQFGTEAQKREHLPKICRGEIRWCQGYSEPGAGSDLAGLQTRAVLVTGGPEGDHYLVNGQKVWTSYADQADWMFCLVRTDPEARKQEGITFLLFDMESPGVSVKPIALISGSSPFCETFLSDVRVPVANVVGKVNGGWTVAKALLAHERTMIADAFGGASGGGRTRGLAARAREAVGVAADGALADASLRHRIAQAEMDTRAFVLTTQRARDAARAGHAPGPESSMFKIYGTELNQRRMELQVSIAGPQALGWEGPGFDEAELDLTRQWLRSRGNTIEGGTSEIQLNIIAKRVLGLPD
- a CDS encoding amidohydrolase family protein is translated as MGLLLDLTPFSTYALLIGRTPAAAIAARATPLHDPPAGRRVGGYKLFADGTLGSCTAAMREPFADRPGERGMATLAEEELFARMRAAHEAGLQICVHAIGDAAVERCVGAYERLLAERPRPDHRHRIEHASLVPPELIPRLVRLGLCISTQPLFVHSEKTWLHRRLGPARARQVYPLRALVEAGVPVAGASDAPVESPEVLHAIQCCVTREGFETQQALTPAQALDLFTRQAARLQFEEHEKGTLAPGKRADLVVLSGSPLAVAPERIAGLRVLRTVCAGRITHDAGELA
- a CDS encoding GNAT family N-acetyltransferase; protein product: MNEADSGTARVREAAAGDLEVLVGFAAAMARETEGRELDGPTLRAGVAALLADPARGRTFVVERAGAVVASLMLTLEWSDWRNGFWWWIQSVYVTPAERGCGHYRRLHEHVRAQAARQPDVCGLRLYVETENRGAQATYRALGMHEAPYRIYEQSTREG
- the hemG gene encoding protoporphyrinogen oxidase — encoded protein: MAADADVAVIGAGAAGLAAATALRAAGREVLVLEAAARAGGAAWTEAREGYLVERGPNALRLGPGALAFVRAAGLEAQLVAASPAGRERFLLRAGRLVPVPMGPLALARSPLLSARAKARLLAEPFVRRGDGQGESVAGFCARRLGREAVEALVGPFLTGVYAGDEHALGAAAVFPSLVEAERSHGSIARGLLAGALARGRPRGRAGSWSAAGGLGGLAEALAGSLGSALRRRARASRIGFEAGRYRIEIEAESGPAAVTSRSLLLALPGAACAALLEALDPEAAKAVAAIAYAPVASVSFGIAPGALRERPRGFGFLVPRGEADALLGCLFMSELFPGRAPAGRALLTLLAGGTRRPELLDLPDDRLAAALLRDLDRALGLLGEPTPLGVARWPRAVPQPGREHPRTVAAVRARLARFPRLALAGACFDGVAFGDALASGAAAAARLLVEESP
- the hemE gene encoding uroporphyrinogen decarboxylase, which gives rise to MSLTRTERMLRACRGEPVDRPPVWLMRQAGRYLPEYRAARGAGSFLDACRDVELAVELSLQPLRLVGSEAVILFSDIFVPILALGVGVDFRPGPVVERPIRTRDDVARLAAPDLAGSIPYVFEILRRLRAALEPEQVPLLGFAGAPFTLAAYLVEGQGSRHFAGLKRLLYAEPAVLRALLERLTDLTVAYLNAQIAAGAQVVQLFDTWAGILPRTEYRAWVLPTHQAIAERVERTRAPLILYVNDGAHVLDEMVESGADVLSLDWRVELAEAARRAGRRASLQGNLDPCALAAPPEAIAEMVRGLARAAAPARGHVLNLGHGCLPETPVAGVRAFTGAARALAPAGG
- a CDS encoding acyl-CoA dehydrogenase, producing MSLVPTEDQELLAKTAADFVREHSPVARVRALRDARDATGFSRPLWKQMAELGWVGIPFPEALGGAGLGLADLAVVLEELGRRLAPEPFLATVLLGGQALLLGGSEAQQQAWLPGVTAGTKLLTLAWQEARSRFDPFRIETSAQAAGAGFVLSGAKIAVPDAAVADAIVVAARTSGASGDEAGITLFLVPRASAGLSLTPQTRIDHRSAALLGLDGVRLGREAVVGAVDGGGALLARVLDRATAGLCAEMLGAMSQVFADTVQYLKTRVQFGVPIGSFQALKHRAARVFMEIELARSATLAAVRAADAGDAELPRLVSLAKARCSDAFLLAANEAVQLFGGVGMTDEYDLGFYLKRARVAEMTFGDAAWHRERWARLGGY
- the ispH gene encoding 4-hydroxy-3-methylbut-2-enyl diphosphate reductase, with amino-acid sequence MKVLLASPRGFCAGVDRAIEIVEQCLERFGPPVYVRHEIVHNRHVVETLRAKGAVFVEDPAEAPAGALLVFSAHGVSPAVRAAAAARGLRVIDATCPLVTKVHVEAQRFAREGFEIVLVGHAGHVEVEGTMGQAPERMHLVESVDDVARLQVGDPTRLACLTQTTLSVDDTREILAALAARFPAIRLPRKDDICYATQNRQNAVKQLTGEAELVLVVGAPESSNSNRLVEIANRSGARGYLVQSARDIDPAWLAGVRCVAVTAGASAPEVLVQEVVARLRALAGPDTEIASLPQVDEGVVFQLPAELRAGGA